One window from the genome of Salvia miltiorrhiza cultivar Shanhuang (shh) chromosome 7, IMPLAD_Smil_shh, whole genome shotgun sequence encodes:
- the LOC130992621 gene encoding protein CLT2, chloroplastic-like: MKPFMAGAKSPSRCLVSSSSSGGSNSGVSPTPSSRLHLPLHPSKPSIHKLQFSMFRSRSYTLYERKAIVPPSAILKVPWRDGSSSSSSSSSERKFAVVAWSVVTLLMAVANRVLQKLALVPMKDYPFFLAQLNSFALVVVFFWVLYVRYHVGVTTNEMLAVPKSPFVAIGFLEFLSSICGMYAGAMLPGPAIPLLYQTFLVWQLVFSSLLLGKRYYLNQIMGCFLVAAGVVVAVSSGGTDSGMLSGINPIWPGLMIASSFFQAGASIFKESVFIDAAKHLKGKSLDIFVLNSFASGFQALFSIGFLPILSNMKGIPLSQLPSYFTSGAACFFNIGTNTTGCEGAPLLPLLYIASNIFFNISILNLLKVSNAIVTSLAGRAAVPFAIYILSQPLPYLPKGVSLSPFFHVGSAILVVGLIIYNFTKREF; encoded by the exons ATGAAACCGTTCATGGCCGGCGCCAAATCCCCCTCCCGCTGCCTAGtttccagcagcagcagcggtggCAGCAACAGCGGCGTTTCTCCGACTCCGTCTTCTCGTCTCCATTTGCCACTTCAtccatcaaaaccatcaatccATAAACTCCAGTTTTCCATGTTTCGTAGCAGATCATACACTTTGTACGAGAGAAAGGCCATAGTTCCTCCATCAGCTATCTTGAAAGTTCCTTGGCGCGACGGGTCGAgttcgagttcgagttcgagCAGTGAGAGAAAGTTTGCGGTTGTGGCGTGGTCCGTGGTGACTCTGCTGATGGCGGTTGCGAATCGGGTGCTTCAGAAACTTGCTCTTGTCCCCATGAAAGACTACCCCTTCTTTCTGGCTCAGCTCAACAGCTTCGC GTTGGTGGTAGTTTTCTTCTGGGTGCTGTATGTGAGATATCATGTTGGCGTAACGACCAATGAGATGCTGGCTGTTCCCAAGTCGCCCTTTGTTGCGATTGGCTTTCTTGAATTCCTTTCTTCTATATGCGGGATGTATGCCGGAG CCATGCTTCCGGGACCAGCCATACCCTTGTTATATCAA ACATTCTTGGTTTGGCAACTGGTCTTTTCCAGCCTCCTGTTGGGTAAAAGATACTATTTGAACCAAATTATGGGATGCTTTCTTGTGGCAGCTGGTGTCGTAGTCGCGGTTTCAAG TGGTGGAACAGATAGCGGAATGCTGTCTGGAATCAACCCTATATGGCCGGGGCTGATGATCGCCTCAAGTTTTTTTCAAGCAGGTGCATCTATTTTTAAG GAATCAGTCTTCATTGATGCTGCAAAACATCTCAAG GGAAAATCATTGGACATTTTTGTTCTCAATTCATTTGCTTCTGGATTTCAG GCCCTGTTTTCAATTGGGTTCTTGCCAATTCTGTCGAACATGAAGGGCATTCCTTTATCTCAACTGCCTTCATACTTCACAAGTGGTGCTGCTTGCTTCTTCAACATTGGAACAAACACAACAG GATGTGAAGGAGCGCCTTTGTTACCATTGCTCTACATAGCTTCCAACATCTTCTTCAATATATCCATTCTCAATCTTCTCAAAGTTTCCAATGCAATCGTGACTTCTTTGGCAGGAAGAGCAGcag TGCCATTTGCAATCTATATTCTTTCTCAGCCATTGCCTTACCTTCCAAAAGGTGTAAGTTTAAGCCCATTTTTCCACGTGGGCTCCGCCATTCTTGTAGTGGGACTCATCATCTACAATTTCACCAAGCGGGAGTTTTGA